In one Asterias amurensis chromosome 9, ASM3211899v1 genomic region, the following are encoded:
- the LOC139941349 gene encoding small ribosomal subunit protein mS29-like isoform X1 produces the protein MAAPVKLAKCCASGRTLMRSTRASISTLRRPWLRPLSGSSHVCDAVSTQETTAPPSDIFRTSQDNPANHGVQDVGMYYTIPMDQVKKILPVGYSRSWEKLIVPFQEAAVMVRKPATDIISLLNTSNYSHPPMRYVLYGTKGSGKTMSLCHIIHYCHSQRWLIVHVPCAFSWIATGRFDYIDSVHQEGMYDQPAFSTEWLKQFKARNEHFLPQLKTSESYVWSKRETTEKNEPLLAVIEQGLSRPKNATDAIGVVLKELQLQSFSGGYKMMVAVKGVNAFFSERTIVRKPGGYRIPVREMTMVQHFKKMLLGNWINGAIVTSVDQHLCRPQPFDYKPLNLLHKEGFETMDPFLPVFVDNYSDKEFESCLALYKEKRWLQNEAGKNINQSPVRRVHIHCSLAHFSQTFHKLEKGSLIKHKNLKS, from the exons ATGGCGGCGCCCGTGAAACTTGCAAAATGTTGTGCGAGCG GGAGAACTTTGATGAGAAGTACAAGAGCGTCAATCTCAACTTTGAGGAGA ccATGGCTAAGACCACTATCTGGAAGCAGCCATGTTTGTGATGCTGTGAGTACTCAAGAAACGACAGCTCCGCCATCGGACATCTTCAGGACTTCACAAGATAACCCT GCAAACCATGGAGTGCAGGATGTTGGTATGTACTACACTATCCCCATGGACCAAGTCAAGAAGATCTTGCCAGTTGGTTATTCAAGGAGTTGGGAGAAGTTG ATCGTACCCTTCCAGGAGGCAGCCGTCATGGTGCGGAAACCGGCTACAGATATCATCAGCTTGTTGAACACTAGTAACTACAGCCACCCCCCTATGCGGTATGTCCTGTATGGCACCAAGGGTAGTGGCAAAACAATGTCATTATGTCACATCATTCACTATTGTCACAGTCAACGATGGCTCATTGTGCATGTCCCATGTG CGTTTTCTTGGATTGCGACGGGTCGGTTTGATTACATAGATTCAGTGCATCAAGAAGGAATGTACGACCAGCCAGCATTCTCCACAGAGTGGCTCAAGCAGTTCAAAGCAAGGAATGAACACTTCTTACCACAA tTGAAGACAAGTGAGAGCTACGTGTGGAGCAAACGAGAAACAACCGAGAAGAACGAGCCACTGCTTGCAGTTATAGAGCAG GGACTTTCACGCCCAAAGAATGCAACAGACGCTATCGGAGTGGTCTTAAAAGAGCTGCAACTCCAGAGCTTTAGCGGCGGATATAAGATGATGGTTGCAGTTAAAGGTGTGAATGCATTCTTTTCTGAGAGGACCATTGTGAGGAAGCCTGGTGGATACAGA ATTCCAGTCAGGGAAATGACGATGGTACAACACTTCAAGAAGATGCTGCTCGGAAACTGG ATTAATGGAGCTATAGTTACCAGCGTTGATCAACATCTATGTCGCCCTCAACCATTCGACTATAAACCCCTCAACTTGCTACACAAGGAG GGATTTGAGACGATGGATCCATTCCTGCCAGTATTTGTTGATAATTATAGCGACAAAGAGTTTGAGAGTTGCTTAGCATTGTACAAAGAGAAGAGATGGTTACAGAATGAAGCAGGTAAGAACATTAACCAGTCACCAGTCAGACGTGTACACATACACTGTTCACTTGCACACTTTTCACAAACTTTTCACAAACTGGAAAAAGGATCCCTAATAAAACATAAGAACCTGAAAAGTTAA
- the LOC139941349 gene encoding small ribosomal subunit protein mS29-like isoform X2, which produces MAAPVKLAKCCASGRTLMRSTRASISTLRRPWLRPLSGSSHVCDAVSTQETTAPPSDIFRTSQDNPANHGVQDVGMYYTIPMDQVKKILPVGYSRSWEKLIVPFQEAAVMVRKPATDIISLLNTSNYSHPPMRYVLYGTKGSGKTMSLCHIIHYCHSQRWLIVHVPCAFSWIATGRFDYIDSVHQEGMYDQPAFSTEWLKQFKARNEHFLPQLKTSESYVWSKRETTEKNEPLLAVIEQGLSRPKNATDAIGVVLKELQLQSFSGGYKMMVAVKGVNAFFSERTIVRKPGGYRIPVREMTMVQHFKKMLLGNWINGAIVTSVDQHLCRPQPFDYKPLNLLHKEGFETMDPFLPVFVDNYSDKEFESCLALYKEKRWLQNEAAVSEDGKAQLRFLTEKNPAAVHRICSSL; this is translated from the exons ATGGCGGCGCCCGTGAAACTTGCAAAATGTTGTGCGAGCG GGAGAACTTTGATGAGAAGTACAAGAGCGTCAATCTCAACTTTGAGGAGA ccATGGCTAAGACCACTATCTGGAAGCAGCCATGTTTGTGATGCTGTGAGTACTCAAGAAACGACAGCTCCGCCATCGGACATCTTCAGGACTTCACAAGATAACCCT GCAAACCATGGAGTGCAGGATGTTGGTATGTACTACACTATCCCCATGGACCAAGTCAAGAAGATCTTGCCAGTTGGTTATTCAAGGAGTTGGGAGAAGTTG ATCGTACCCTTCCAGGAGGCAGCCGTCATGGTGCGGAAACCGGCTACAGATATCATCAGCTTGTTGAACACTAGTAACTACAGCCACCCCCCTATGCGGTATGTCCTGTATGGCACCAAGGGTAGTGGCAAAACAATGTCATTATGTCACATCATTCACTATTGTCACAGTCAACGATGGCTCATTGTGCATGTCCCATGTG CGTTTTCTTGGATTGCGACGGGTCGGTTTGATTACATAGATTCAGTGCATCAAGAAGGAATGTACGACCAGCCAGCATTCTCCACAGAGTGGCTCAAGCAGTTCAAAGCAAGGAATGAACACTTCTTACCACAA tTGAAGACAAGTGAGAGCTACGTGTGGAGCAAACGAGAAACAACCGAGAAGAACGAGCCACTGCTTGCAGTTATAGAGCAG GGACTTTCACGCCCAAAGAATGCAACAGACGCTATCGGAGTGGTCTTAAAAGAGCTGCAACTCCAGAGCTTTAGCGGCGGATATAAGATGATGGTTGCAGTTAAAGGTGTGAATGCATTCTTTTCTGAGAGGACCATTGTGAGGAAGCCTGGTGGATACAGA ATTCCAGTCAGGGAAATGACGATGGTACAACACTTCAAGAAGATGCTGCTCGGAAACTGG ATTAATGGAGCTATAGTTACCAGCGTTGATCAACATCTATGTCGCCCTCAACCATTCGACTATAAACCCCTCAACTTGCTACACAAGGAG GGATTTGAGACGATGGATCCATTCCTGCCAGTATTTGTTGATAATTATAGCGACAAAGAGTTTGAGAGTTGCTTAGCATTGTACAAAGAGAAGAGATGGTTACAGAATGAAGCAG ccgTAAGTGAAGATGGAAAGGCCCAGCTGAGATTCCTAACAGAGAAGAATCCTGCTGCAGTACACAGAATCTGTAGCTCATTGTAG